The sequence GTTCTATATTAAACCTATGTTGCATCGCGCAAAACCAGTGCCACCCTTCATCTACCAGGCCACCATGGCAACAAGCTGAGAGGACTGATACAAAACTGATGCTGTTTGGTTTTAGACCTGCCTGAATCATACCAGAGAATACTTCAAGCGCTTCCTTCGCTTGACCATGCATCCCGTAACCAGCAACCATGGCAGACCAGGACTTTACATTCTTTTCATTCATCCTATCGAACACTCTTCTTGCCATATTTACTCTCCCACATTTGCTATACATGTCAATAATTGAAGTGCCTACGTAAACATCATTCTCAAGATTCTTCTTTATAACCTACATAGTCAAAGAAACCCAAAATATTGCTAAAGTAAAACAAACCAAAACATAGCCCAAAATGTATCATCAATTAGTAAATTTGAAGGTACCTGATCGTGCACACACTTGCCAATTTGCAGCGCTCCACAATTCGCACAAGAAAACAAAACAGTAGACAACGTCACTGCATTATACTCAAGCTCTGCACTCGTTACCATTAAACGGAAAACTTCAACGGCCTCTACAGCTAACCCATTCTGCACACAAACGGCAATCATAGAATTCCAAGAAATCAAATCTCTTTCATCCATATCATCAAACACCTTCCTAGAAAACTCTACGGTGTCACACTTGGCAAAAGCCTCTATCAAAGTATTGCCGACAACCAAAACTGCATCCAATCCTCTTTTGATCACAAAGCCATAAACCACTTGCGTGACATACTTCTCACAAACTCGAGAACATGCTGAAAAAATCGAAGCCATGGCAACCCCGTCAATGCACTCTTCTTCCTCCTCAGAGCTGCTTTCGATATCTTCAGCCAACTGCTTTTTAAAAAGCAACAATGCTTCGCGGGGATAATCATTTTGAACATACCCATTTATCATAGACGTCCAAGAAACCACGTTTCTGCGCGGAATTTCGTCAAACACTTTTCTTGCATCGTCCAACTCTCCGCATTTGGAATACATATCAACGAGTGCGGACGTTATAAAAATATCAGAACCATAACCAAAGACGAAGGCTTGTTGGTGGGCTTGCTTTCCCGAACTGAGATCACAGAGCGCAGAGCAGGATTTGATAGCACAAGGAAAAGTTGAACGGTTGGGTCTGAGTAATGACTTGCGCATGAAAGAAAAAGCTTTGAGCGCTTCCACTGGGTTGCCACTTCGAGCCAATTCGCCGATGATGGAGTTCCAAGAAAAGATACTACTCTTGTCCACATACTTGTTGAACAGATTTGCGATATTTGCATTGGTAGAATAAAGACAACGGCGTTTGCATGACAATATACGTGATTTCCATCTCCAGTACTCAGCTTTGATCATTCCGCTCCCACCACCCTTTTTGTTCAATCATTCGCAAACTACCCCATTGATCTTCAATTCAGCGACACCTAGCATTGCAATCTGCGTTTTAGTGAAGCGGGAGGAGACATTTGGGACCTTGctgaaacttttttttttgaaaattcttttatttaatttgaattttgtacGAAAGACTTTTACGACAAAAACAAGTTGAGCAACTTCTATTTTTGTTCCTAAATTTGAACTTCTCAAACAGCTATTACTCCATATCGATGACACAtttctataaataaatatacatgttAAAGCTGTTAACTGAATTTTTTTAGCAAAATATAAAGTTTAGTCCTCAATTTTTCATATAATGAATTTTCCACATTTACCAAGTATTTCGTTCATAACCCCTTGATAATCAGTGGCGTGTTTCGTTACAGTAGAAGATTACCAATCTGACGAAATACTCGAcatttatatgaaaatataaatgATTCTTACGTTGAACATATATTAGATCATTTTAAGTTCCAGCATTGATAAGACCCACTTTCAGTTGGGCATGCGAATAAAAGTAAAGATTGTGGGGCAAAAAAAATGCGGAGGCACAAACGAAGGTGCCAACAATCAAGCCTAAAAAACTTCAGCTACTTTGCTAGCAAGAACACGTTCTCGTCTCTCGACATATCCAAATGGGAACCACCCTGCTTTCCCTTTGCATTCGCCTTCAGCCCAACCACTGTGGGTCACCTGCAAATCATCAAACCATAGTCGGCACCATAAACAAAACGAAACTAAGAACAAACACCACATTAATGAATCGTCAAGAAAATTGCAGGTGAGCTTGACATAATTTCATATGGGATCCTATAGGTTTGTTGAGGAAATGCTTGATTATAATAATGATACATTGGTGAAGGCTAATGTGTCTTCATAAAGGTTCATCAGATCCCTCACCCCATGTCCCAAGTTCTTTTTCAATGCATATAGGTAGGAAGTAATAACGTTGGTCCTCGCCCCTCGGTTCACATTAATTGCAAAATATACTATCAATTATGGGACAAAAAGTATAGTAAAAACATGACTCTTCACACACAAAAGACTATTAcaagaagaaaataaagttgaaaTACAGACCTTTCGAACAACAACATAGTCACCGATTGCTAAAGTCAACTCTACATCAGACTCCGCTTCATATGAATGAATGACCTACAATAAGATGGATGCATCATGATCAGACACTTAAAAACACAAATTAGAAACATGCACACTCAATAATCATTAAGAGGCTGCACGATTAAGGGTCTGCCGACATGataaatcaattttttcattgtAGAGCCGCTCAAATGCcacttttttattattgtatCACATAAACAGCCATATAAGACATGAGGGGCCACagacaaaacaaagaaaaacatCAAGTACCTCGCCCAAGAAGTATCCCATGCCATCAGTGAACCCATTATATGTCTGAGAAGCAAATAAATTTTCCAACTTGTTGTCTGAAACTGGAGGGATCGTTTCATCTGCAGCTGAAATAGGGGAAGCTTCAAAAGATTGACGGTCAGACAACATCTGCCATTCCACAAAAATATCTATCAGTAAGCAGACAACCCTTATCTCAAACTAAATAAAAAGAGGTTATTTTATGATAACAGATACTTTAAGAATGATTTGATCGATTTGTACCTCCTCCCGTAGCTCATCAAGTATCTGTAAAACATGCTGGTGATAAGCGCGCTCAGCTGCAACCTTGAATAAGAGAGAATTTATGAACCGAAGAGTTAACAATGCCAATCCTGTGGATACCTATATTTATCTGGagaaatttttgtaaaaaaatagaGCGCAAACAAAATACATTACCATGGATACTAGTCGCCGGAGAGTCAATCTTTGCTGTTGACCTTCTACAGCTGCCATTGCAGCTCCAGCTTCTTTACCCAGGCTAGTCATGTTTGACTTGAGCTCATCAAGTTTCGTTTCTGCAGCTTCCAGCTTTAACATGTTATCTGAATTTAAATTTGGCTCCCTCAATCTAACTTGTCGCCTGGAGACTTCAACAACCTGTCTGGGACAACCCCAAATGAGAGCAGAAAATGGTTATGTGATGCATCATGGAACTTCATAATTATGGCATATGAAAACGTATTTTTCTTCAGTAGGCATTGCCGAATTTTGTGAAGAACAGAGTTCATCACATGGCATGTGTCGCATTTCAAAGTATTATACCTGAGCTTCAGCTTCCTGTCTTACTCTATCATATCTCTGTGCAAGTTGTCTAGCATCCTCTAGCGGAGATCCGACTACCATGGCTCTTAAAGGCTCTGCAACCTGGAAGAATTATTTTCATCACTGGATATAGTAATAGCGTAGGAAACACAAATTTGCTTCGAAATGAAATCGATAGATACAGGATAGAACTTAGAACAGAAAATGCAGCACATATTATTAGCCAGATATATTTTAATTGTGCAGTAGATCAGATCTGGCAAAACTGGCACCAGATTATATTTGGCTAATCATGTCACAGAACCTGTGTTCCCAGAGCTGTTAGAAGATTTTTATACTCTTTTTCTATTTGAAAACGAGCTCTGCTAAAGCTTAATGCCACTTTGGATAAAACACTGCCACTGGTGCATGTGTTTTCGGTACCATATTTTCTGCTATCTTCAGATAATTTTGTACCTGTTGAAGAAATGACCTCTTCATTAGCCATGATTCTGATTTCTGGTTGTCGTGAGGAATCACTAAAGATGAGAAATTTAAGAAACTTTCTtaaaattttcatcttaaaGAATCTTACCACTCTGAACCAGCTTGGTTCCGGTCACGATATAACCATCGACGCCACGAACAATCTCTCTTTGAAAACGCtgagaacaaaaaaaaaggcaaaaaataTAGAATCACATGGTCACAGGAAAATTCCTCACATCTATAGGTAAAGACAATTGAATAACCTTGGCAGCACGAGTCGATATGTATAGATTCTCCAAGTTTTGATGCCGTTGAAGCTCAGTCTCATCAGTCACAATATTTTCTGAATCACCAAGCCCAGCACCAAATTGTTTGAGGACAGCCTTGTCCACAACAGATCCCAATAAATAAAGAAATCTGATTTGTTGTCATTATACAACAATAACTACAACCAATCAAAGCTTATTAAAGCCCACAAGGCACAGCGAGGCTCAGCTTTTGAACCAAGAGACATGCCAAGCCGCAGCCCTTTAAAGATGCGTGCCTTGGACATGCATAAGCC comes from Primulina huaijiensis isolate GDHJ02 chromosome 2, ASM1229523v2, whole genome shotgun sequence and encodes:
- the LOC140971550 gene encoding pentatricopeptide repeat-containing protein At3g26782, mitochondrial; protein product: MIKAEYWRWKSRILSCKRRCLYSTNANIANLFNKYVDKSSIFSWNSIIGELARSGNPVEALKAFSFMRKSLLRPNRSTFPCAIKSCSALCDLSSGKQAHQQAFVFGYGSDIFITSALVDMYSKCGELDDARKVFDEIPRRNVVSWTSMINGYVQNDYPREALLLFKKQLAEDIESSSEEEEECIDGVAMASIFSACSRVCEKYVTQVVYGFVIKRGLDAVLVVGNTLIEAFAKCDTVEFSRKVFDDMDERDLISWNSMIAVCVQNGLAVEAVEVFRLMVTSAELEYNAVTLSTVLFSCANCGALQIGKCVHDQVIKKNLENDVYVGTSIIDMYSKCGRVNMARRVFDRMNEKNVKSWSAMVAGYGMHGQAKEALEVFSGMIQAGLKPNSISFVSVLSACCHGGLVDEGWHWFCAMQHRFNIEPSIEHYGCMVDLLGRVGYVTKAYNLITEMRVRPDFVIWCSLLAACRIHKNVDLGEISANKLFELDRNNSVYYTLLSNIYADAGRWEDVERMRVLMKNRGFVKSPGFSLIELKGCVHTFLAGDRKHPQHEKIYNYLDELSVKLLEVGYVPSVASVLHDVDEEEKEIVLRIHSEKLAVAFGILNTVAGSTIQVIKNLRTCGDCHTVVKLISKITGREIIIRDPKRFHHFRYGTCSCGDYW
- the LOC140971551 gene encoding SH3 domain-containing protein 2-like, with amino-acid sequence MEAIRKQASKLREQVAKQQQAVLKQFGAGLGDSENIVTDETELQRHQNLENLYISTRAAKRFQREIVRGVDGYIVTGTKLVQSGTKLSEDSRKYGTENTCTSGSVLSKVALSFSRARFQIEKEYKNLLTALGTQVAEPLRAMVVGSPLEDARQLAQRYDRVRQEAEAQVVEVSRRQVRLREPNLNSDNMLKLEAAETKLDELKSNMTSLGKEAGAAMAAVEGQQQRLTLRRLVSMVAAERAYHQHVLQILDELREEMLSDRQSFEASPISAADETIPPVSDNKLENLFASQTYNGFTDGMGYFLGEVIHSYEAESDVELTLAIGDYVVVRKVTHSGWAEGECKGKAGWFPFGYVERRERVLASKVAEVF